The Pleurocapsa minor HA4230-MV1 nucleotide sequence AAATATTTTAATTATAAAATTGGGTATTGGTCGAATTGTTGCATCAATTCCAGTAATTCTTCTTGACTGGGTTGTCGTCCATTTTTAGTCAGTTCCGCTAACCCTTCAAAATATTTTTCTCGTTCGTCAGCAGGACAAAACATGATTAAAAGTTTTGATCGCGTTTGTCCTGGATTAGAAAAACCATGAGGGGTATTTTCTGGAACAAGCATAAAACTTCCTGGCGTACCAAGGACTTTGCGATTATCCAACTCTAGTTCGACTTCACCTTCTACCACATAAAACATTTCTGTCAGTTGCTTGTGAATGTGTGGACTTGCACCTTTGCTTCCTGCTTCCAACACAAATTCAAATAAGCCAAAATTGCCCTGGGTATCTTTGCCAGTCGCTTTAAACGTGCAGGTACTTGTCCCAATTTGAACCGATCGCCCTTCTCCTGGTTGCAAAATAAGTGGTAACGACATATGAATCTCCTAGTTTAAAGAATTGGGAATGGCTACAACTGCATCAACTTCAAACAACATACCATCTAGTGCTAATCTCGGTACTGGAATTAGCGTCTGTGTTGGCGTTTGTTCTCCCCAGATCTCCTTGACTTCAGCGCCTAACTGTTGCAGTTTAGACTCGTTATGTTCGACAATCAACGTAGTCAGCTTAACAACTTGTTGTGGATGTGCGCCAACAGCATCTAAAGCAATACGCAGATTGGCAAAAGCTTGCTTAAGTTGAACGGCAAAATCAGCCGATAGATTGCCATTTTCATCCTCGCCACCTTGTCCTGCAATATAAATTATCTTTGCTTCAGGTGGTGCGATCGCTATATGACTGTATCCATTTGGAGTTGGATCGTATAACCCATCAGGATTAATTAATTGAGGTAAATACTCTGACATAATTTTAATTTCTTACTTCATTATCTAAATAATTATTCCTCAGATATCTCAAAAAAAATTAGCTCAAATGCAAGCCATTTTGAACGGCAATTTAAGCTAATCAAGCTAATCAATAAAATTAAAGTAATTTAGCTATTTTATAACACTTTATGAGTATGAGAATGCTGTTTAACGTTATCTTCTGTACTTACTATGCGAGGAGTATTTAATACTCTTTTTCTTTCCAAAGAATAATTAAAATCTTGTTTAACTACACCAAAAGGAATATGCGCTTGAGCTTCGGGACGACTCTTGTAAGTGCGGGTTGCTGCTGCTACTCTTTCCGCAAAGCGATCGCAGATATTAATTTCACCATCTGCCTGTAGTTCGCTAGGTATGTTAACAGTTTCGTCTTGAAAAATTTCACCTAAAGTTTTAGCACAGGCTGATTGATAGGAAGTAGGAACGCCTTTGATTAGAGCTTCTAAAGCAGCGGAAGGAATAGGTTCTAATACTGTTAGCTGTTCGATTTCTCCCTCATCTCGCACAAAACAAGTTGCTACTCCCAAAACGCAATAATCATCGGCTGCTAAATCAGTTGCTTGAGAAAACAAAGCTGTATTATTCATATATTTTTTTTAAAAATTAATCTAAATTTTGGTAACTTTTCCTAAAATACTTCTAGACCATGTTAAAA carries:
- a CDS encoding cupin domain-containing protein, which produces MSLPLILQPGEGRSVQIGTSTCTFKATGKDTQGNFGLFEFVLEAGSKGASPHIHKQLTEMFYVVEGEVELELDNRKVLGTPGSFMLVPENTPHGFSNPGQTRSKLLIMFCPADEREKYFEGLAELTKNGRQPSQEELLELMQQFDQYPIL
- a CDS encoding RidA family protein — encoded protein: MSEYLPQLINPDGLYDPTPNGYSHIAIAPPEAKIIYIAGQGGEDENGNLSADFAVQLKQAFANLRIALDAVGAHPQQVVKLTTLIVEHNESKLQQLGAEVKEIWGEQTPTQTLIPVPRLALDGMLFEVDAVVAIPNSLN